The following nucleotide sequence is from Mangifera indica cultivar Alphonso chromosome 1, CATAS_Mindica_2.1, whole genome shotgun sequence.
aaatgaaggatatttttgtcttaatatatgttttagCGTAGGTAAAACAGTAATAATAGTGATTAGGGTTATATGTAACTTTAATTGAATATgacgaatttttttttttctacaaatttaaataattaaagctaaaattaaaactaaattaagattatatGAACAATcggaaaaaattagaaataatattattttgtaaaatattatactaTGTTAGTTTGATAATGAAAGagtactgacaaaccaaataagaaaATCCCGATAACAGAAGATAGATTAACAGAAAAATCTTCTATggtataaaataaagattataataGAATTCTTGACTCCCAAGGAAAAGATAAGATATGGCAAAGCGAACTTGCAATTAGCAAAAGGTGAAAGATGACCCAAAGCCCTAatttgttttgtcatttttgtagttgtcttcttcatttcttttctgATAAATAATCTAGGGAATGCAAATTCTACTAAGTTTATAGTGAGGAgttactaatttattaaaataaataggttactttaaattttagtcgaataaattaaattcaatgaaaagaatttataataaataaatgaaaagaatttatttatttattttcaaaaccatTAAAATGAttctaaatatgaaattttaaaagttttttttttcttagaaaaAATATTGCCTATGAGAATGAGGgaccttttttctttaataatcaTCAATGATTATCATAGTTGGAATCCAATATTTTCATAGGGCAGGCTGTATCCAGATTGCAGTGTTGTGAGGGAatcttgaaaataataataatttttatgttattaataaGATCATTAAATTAACCattatgaatattatatttgttaatgattTAGTCATTTTCtctcaattaaatttttaataaaattatatatatttatattaattacataaataaatatatacttaaaacaaatataaattattattattattaaaaaatatatcaattattattgataGTCAAGTCAAGCCTTATGAGTTGTGGACTCATCTCTATGAGTTGTGATGTCTCTGTCACCCACCATAAactattacttttaattattagtttattttgaaaCCAATTTTCAATACATGAAAGAGACAAAGGAAGGTGTAAATTTGGATTCACAAGCAATTGATACAAAACAAAGGCAGTTTTTTTTTGCAAGTGATTCTTCCATTACAACAAGAAGAtagataaaaaaggaaaaaaaattaaaaaatgaaaggtAATTACAGTATTTATAACAAAGCAACATCAATCTTGCAGCCTCCTTGTTTACACAAATCTTCCTGCAACTgcacaatttaaaaaaaaaaaaaaaaaccaataaaaccTCCTATCAATGAAATCCCATGTAGCCATGCCAGGGGATGTTCATGAAAACTCACCTAAATTTGGGcaaatttgattattgacaAGTAGAGAAATGGGAATCCTGCCCAACAGCTCCAAGCATTCTACAGGTTATTTCCATTAATTTCCCTGCAATTTCCCCAATTCATTCATATCAACACCACATGCATACCCAATAGTCAaccaatcaaaatcataaaaaaataattttgcaaCACAATAAATAATCATGCCAGCTAAGATGACATATCATAAAGCATAGATTATTAAGACAAAAAAGTgtggaaaatgaagaaattgcAAGTTGTTTTTGGATGGTGGGGTAGCCAAAGTATGTGGCTGCCATGCCTAACTCCCAagcaaggaagaagaagaagaagaagaattttgaTGGTCTAATATATCAATGAAACTATGGGTATCCACCAATTACTTTTAGTAAACAAATGaatgtatatttaatatgtgtaattatataattacatgataaacAAAGCTATAcgtatacatttttaatatataatttagatatacaggtgatatatcattatctgtatacctaaattgtgtaacaaatcatataatgacatatataagtgtatatctaTATCATTTGTGTTCTCAAAATGGTATTGCTCTAGATATAATTGTTGCCCACTATATGactaaatcaataaaaattgcTCCAAATTCAATCCAGTGCTTCAACCTATTAGAACTACACTTTATTATCTCACTTAATAGTCATTTAaggtttatcaaaatttaacttCCTTCTCCAGAATATACCCAAGATTTCCTCTAAATTTacgttataattataataatctaaGTATGATGGTAAAatgaatctaaatttattctcaaattaaaagaaaaaaaaaattacctcttCTTGGCTTGCTCACAACCTTCACATTTGCAGCTTTCTTTACCGTGGAAGTGGGAGTTTCCTCTTCTGGGAACAAAACCCCATCAACTCCCTGCACAGAAATACGCCCGTCCGTATAAATATCCGGGTCAAATAAATAAGCCGATCCATCATCCGACCCAAATTTGACGGATCCATCCGCCTCTTGCGCCGTTACTTTGTGCGGTAACCTTAATGTATCGTACTTAACTTTCCCGAATCTTCTAACGGCGTTATACATACTCTCTTCTGTTTGGTACTCCGGGATTATATGGTAGTAAATAATCTGTTCTGGCGCGCCCGGTTCGCTCAGCTGATCGGTCGTCAGTTTAGCCATTGCTTCATCATTCGGCGCGAGAACCGTTAGGACATAACCCTCGGAAACCAGCCGTCCCATTTCCGTCGCTAACGACGTTAAGTTTACCAGAATATCCGCCATTTCGTTATAACCGCCGTAATGCAACAGCGTGTGGATAAAGTCCTTCACTTGCTTCTCGCCGTTAAAATGCCCGTGTGGCCCACCCGGCCCCGGAGCTGGTGCGGGTGCTAGCGATGGGCCCGGAGCCATCGCGTCGTAGATGGGAAGTACCGGTGGGGCCCCTGCTGGAACCGGAGCTGCCTTTTTCAGCCTGTGAGTCCTCGGGTCGACCTCCGGGGCGCCCTGTGGAAGCACGGCGGCGATTGATTGGAGACTACGACGGCGGTTGAAGTCTTCTTGGACAGATCGAGGGATTAACAGCCGTTCGATTCCGTGGATTATTCCATCGGGTCGGATCACGTCATCAGGTCGGACAATCTCGGCCGAACCAATCACTTTTTTCCCCGAGCTCTTGCTGGTTAAGTGGACGAAATCGTTGCCGAGCGTGCTGTGCTTGGTTGACCCGGGTTTTCTCTCGTCGGGCCACTCGGAGGATCCGATACGTTTGGGAAGAATGTGGAACATCAAGAGGGTTTGAAGCGACTTGAGATTACCGGGTTCCAGTAAAAACCGTTTGAACTCCGGGTCGAGGTCGCGCTCCAAGGCTTCATTTCTCGGGGCAAAAACGGTAATATTGTGTTTGCCCACAGCTTCTTCAAGAGTATGTAAGAGAAGCGCTTTTTCTACGAGTTCAGCTAACTCAGTGTAATGCGAGTCGAGAAGAGCAACAAGAACCGAGTTGGAGTTGATTTGGCCAGATGAGTGGGGCAATGCGGCGGCAATGGAAGCGGTGGTGGAAGAAAGAAGGATTAGATAGATGAAGAAGATGGAGCGGCCATAGATATTGAGATCCATGGCGCTcaaaatggagaagaaaaacAATCTGAAAAATTGACCTGATTGTTAAAGATATGAGGAAGAAGTAGAAGGTAGGTGGTGGGTTGGGCTTTGTGAAGGATAACGAGTGAATGAAatggaggaagaagaaaagttatGAGTGTGAGTTGAGCCGTAAAATTGATGTGTTTTTGTAAAAAGACTTTAAAGTTTTACGAGCACTCACTAAGTGTTAAGCCAGCCTGGATGTGGGGACCACACGTATGTTTGGTCTGGGACGACTTTGCCTTTGCCTTTGCCTTTGGTTGGTTTGGCTTCGCTTCAAGCTTCAGCCGCTGAGATTGTGCTTTTGGTCATATAAGAAGAGCAACTCATGTGAGGAAGCCGAGACTAATGCTGATTCAACTTCACATGCGGCTTGATCAAAGAGAAGGTGTCGGTGTCTGAAAATGAACAAATGCCCTTGTTTCTAAGCTAAGTTTACTTTCCTGCGTCGCTGTGAAGCGCGCGTGAATGTTAGAGCCATCAAACGCCGACGTTGTGCCAACCGTTAGATTGTTTGTCACCATCTGCTGACCGCATCGTGGCCGTTGCCAAACAAAACGTGAGTTTTGAGTTAGGACCTTCTTATAAgtcttcttttttattctagaaaaaagataatttattcaGTTTTGGtgtgaaaataatatgattttttttttaattttaaccatatttTACTCTAGTTGTCGACTTGTCGGCGTCTTAAAGAAGAacaaattttatgtgatgttttcaatttgaaaattaagttCTTCTCAATTTTACTTATTTGCTTATTTTTCTCCCAAAAATTAATGatgttaaattaatatttatgtgATAAATTTCGGAGTTTTGGCCCAAAAAACACATTTTCCTTTATTAATGGCATAAATCACATATTTTcgtctaaaattaaattttatatataaaatcttaacattaaaaaataaaataataattttattgcccaataattttagaaaaattttaattttttaaattttatagtttaatccATTTTTTCGAGTTGGAAAACCTATAACTCAATCTCTAAAAACGTAATAATTACTTTGACTTAAATCTTATCATCATCAATCTCACCACAACGTATAAATTATCCAGAATAACAAAGATGTGTGATAGAGAGGTGAGATATGATAAAGACGTCATGGAGGGAGATCATGAGAGTGGTACAAATGAGTTTTAAACATATATAGTGAGGGAGTATTTAGTGGTGAAGTCAATATTGAATATAGTGGGAAAGGGTGAGATAATGTTGAATAGAGTTGAAAAGAAGGAAATTGATGTGTGATGCGTCGTTGGAGGTTTAATCAACatgaaatgaattgaaaaaacGAGATCGTCGCATGTTGAGCTAGAAACAAGCAGAACGGCATGAGAATGAGTCACAAGTAGCAAAGATTGATTTTAAGAGTGAGTGTGAAATAGAATGTGGTAGGTTTGTTTCATTACTAAAAGGAGGAGAAATTTCCCCATTTTTGCTTTAAtggtatttatttaatatttatagagAAATATGAAGTTGATTTATGTTAGAATAAATGTATTTGTCTCTTCTGAAATTATAATTGTCAggaataataattcattattaaaagtCATAATTTATTGCTTCTGTGGCATACACTTGAAGATCTGTGAGGATTTCTCTTCAACCACCACCGTCATGAACTTATCATGCCTTTGCTTTCATGTGTACAATAGTTCGCAGGTCAACAGAATCCTATTAGAGGCAAGGGTGGATCCGGCTTGAGCCCGGTCCccatttgattttaattcatatcaaataaaaaataatctaattcaaGTTGGATTcaactttattaaattaaattaaaaaataatttgagtttaatttaaataataaattatttaacttaatCTGATTAGAGTTTGATTacaatttatagttcaaattgatAATTAGAATTCATAGTtctattcaatttgaatcaattgtttaaatttaaattcaagttcatgatttattgacaaaacaatgttatttaaCTCAATAATACgtaaaataatcaattcaagttatgaattcaaattaaacctaATCACTAATTCGaactatgaatttaaaccaaCCTAGAACTAAACTGAACCAAACATCCCTAAACTCGAGTTCACCTCGATTTAAAAACTAAGTAAAATTTTTTCACTTGAATtcgactcaaatttgaattaaataaatttaatctaagTTAAACCAAATTAAGCTAAATCAAGTCAAGCCAATTTTCAAGACttagatttatatatatcaattgacgataaaaaaatcacatcaataGTTTGACATTAAAAAGATGGCACAAACACATTTTACATCGTCaacttttagaaatttttacaatGACTTACAGTAAATGACATAAATAAGCCTTGGACAAATGATCTTCATAAGACATTGAGAGTAGCACAAAACCTTTTCTGCTCCATAGAACACAATTAGTTTACTTTCAAAACTAAGAAGTCAATAGCTCGAGCAAGATACAACTCCTAAACCTCCATTTGCTATAAATGATCTCTCTAATGTTGCTCAACGAGCACACAACTCTATCCCTTAACTATACACTTCACtaaaaaaaacccatttataAGAAGAAACAATCTCAAAAGCATTTGTACTTATAATACTCTCTTCTAGAGATATTGCTATTTAGAAGAAAATACTATATTACCTTGACTTAAAAGAGCATGCGtaacttaaaaatttacatttatacAACAcataatttagaattaaaaaataaccctTTATTGAATAAACTATGGAAGCATTCAATGGtgtctaaataaaaattataactccataaaattacataatatgtAGCAAATCCCTACAatagtgcaaaaaaaaaaaaaaaaaaggaactacattgagattgaaaaaatgacaaatatgcCCTCATGATCGACATTGTGTTGACCGTTTCACATCATAATTATCACAATCACCTATTATCTGCAAAACATAAAAGTAGAAAAGTAAGTGATATTTGTTCAGTAAGTATAATactctatttatattttaacttaatcCTCATTTACCCTTGACTTAATCAACCATAACTTAGTTATCAGGAATACAACTTCAAACTCCATACTTTGATGACATGGACTTACATAACTCGTTTATTAAGTCAAGATCAACTTCGGTCCCTAACAATCATATAAGATTCTCTAAAGATCTTTACTTAAGATGAGTCACTCATTCTTAGAATTTTTGGGTGAAAACActtatactttaatttaaaacttaaaccgTTGTGTTGATTGAACTAGGTTGAGATAGGTATTTGACACTTTGACTATGTAAGTTAATTACTATGCAATATTCTTTCCCTTACACACACTATTGGATTACAATATTATAACTTGGGCTTAAATTACAAGTGGCTATGTCTTATTTTGGATGATTGCACCTTATTGCGGGCATTTGTACAAAGTATTTTACATATGCCTCCTCATAACGACTTTCATGATACATATCGACTCGTGAGTGGAACTGGTTTCATGGTTAAACTTACTAGGGTATCATGGGAACACATGCATGCATCTCAAGCTAAACCAATAGGCTAGTACACAACTACCACCCTATCAATCTTACTCTTATGCCCTATCATGACTTACACTTTTTAAGTATGACTTGGTACTACTGTGTACTTTATACGTCCTTACTATCCTTTGTGACTACCTTATGAACACTTAGACTCAATATATAActtatttcctttctttcttaaGTGTATGGTCATGTACGCTCGTGTATTATTGGGTGCATAGTCGtgcatcattttcttttatgcaAAACTTGACACATTTCAAGGAAAAATTGACACATGACAATTTGGTAAtctaaatcatattaaattaaaaatggcaCCATCGCTTCTGGCAATTTTGATAGCAAACATTATTCATACTAGCAAAGATTCAAGCCTCTATGTCTCGACAATTATAATAATGCTCTTCCCTCTATACTCTATAAATGGAAAGTTGCATAGGGGAATAGGGGATTGCCGATTTTTGCTAtagaaagacaaaaaagaaaggGGTACGAAGTTGACGGTTCTTCCTTGGCCATAATAACTAGCTAGCTAGCAAAAAGATTCAAtcttcttttaacttttaagaaTATCTCAAAATTCTTGTCATAATTCCTTTGATAACATTTTAGACCCGTTTAACCATTAAAAACAAGAACTCTCTTTATAATTATTCCTCGAGAACACAATGTAAAAAGGAGTGttaatataatagttaataTAAGTTTAGCCCAGACAACCAAACCATAAATCTTCCTATAGTATTGTTCCATTGCTTTGTAATTCCTAAGCACAATCATTTTATGCTTTAATTTCACCAAATTCCTCACATAGTATCTTCGGGTAATTATGTCATGACATTGGTGTTGAACTTTGTCACTCTAATGTTAATAGTGTACATTGAAATATGCAGAAAGTTTTAAGACTCCAGAGACGTTTACCTATGTTTCTGCACTAATTTTGGAGTTACATATCTTACACATGTAACAAATTTACATACATAAAATGCCGCCATTTTCATAAGGTTTGTCCAGATATGAGCTCTTTTTTAAACCTATTCTCCTTTTGTTCTCTCGTTCAAACAAATCACCGAGACCATGCTTGATTAGTAAAGCATCTTTCTCCTCAGCAAGTCATTTCTGAAGAAACAGGATTACAGCCTGGACAAAACACGCTAGTCAGAAAGTGGAAACAATGCTGAAACATTCTGTAAGTATTCATCGGCATTCAAATTGCAAGCTCGGGTTGAATATGTTTGCTGATTCAAGGGCGAGGGCGAAGCCAAGTTTGTCACTACAAGCATCCATCACCAAAATGGAGCACATACAAATGATTGACACTATGGCATGACTGCACAtgatctatattttttttagtcaagtaattaattacaaagtttgaaaaacgtgATAGAGGCTCATAGTCCTATATCTTTCCTAAGGAAGTTCTAATACTCTACCAGTTTTGTTAACTTCTGTTATGTGGGTTATAACTAAATGACTGATTTAACCCTCTGAAAATCAGATGATCCTGCTCTACCTTGGCTTTGTGGTGAGGAAAGACTAGAGGTGCTTCAGTAAGCGAAAAgattaaacaaattatagatGATCAAGTGTCAGTGCTGTATAGTGTAAGATCTGAAATTATTATGCAAACAGCAAACTAGAAAGTTAAACAAGAAACGACCCAATTCGCCATCTcattttatcatccaaaatGGTATTAGTAAATTAATGTCATAACCCTTTCGATCTAGAAAATTGGAATGCAAACTTCAGATGCATAGCATTATTCTTCTATACGTCTTCCTGTTGAAGGGTCGGTTTCAGAAAAATCCTCTAGGCATATGCCGGAAGCATCATCACAGGCATTTTGTCTCCTACCTTCTACAGAGGCTGCAGCTGATGTCAAATGACTATCAGGCTTACTACCCTCTTCCATCTCTAGAACCTgcaaaacaaaatcaagaatATTTCCTGAAGTCTTACAAAAATAATCTATCAATATAGAAACTGCATAGCGAAATATGCATTACTCTAATGACAAGAGGCAGTCACATTCTTAAGTAAAGATTATTTCAGCTCCAAATTTGATCTTGAACTAAACCCAACACTTCAAAGTTCTTGTAGCTTCAGGTCATATCCTCTTTTAAACGGCAGAAAATCATTTCTTTATGCAAAAATGATCCTCCTTATTATCTTCCATTGACTCATCTTACATCAAAACTAACGAAAATGCAACAATTTCCcggaaaataagaataaaaattgtatCCCCtaacaaattcaatcaaatggAAGCAAtgaatttttttggtaatttgtATCCCCAAACAACAGTTTTAGGCATCTCCAAACACAAACATCAATCGATTTTTCTaagatttttcattttactttcaccaaatatttcaaataaaattaatgtagACCTTAAAAGCTAACGGTTAAGATTAGAGagtctaaaaatatatattcttttcaaTGTGAAATCCAAATTCAAATAACAGTGGTTGTGATATCGAATGATATGAATATTAGGAAAACCATACctcaaaactatataaaccAAAAGCCAACACTTTCCATATGGGATTTAAGTTTTATACACTCCGAGattctatataaaatataactaaCATAATCTAAAGTTGATTATTCGAATTAAACCATAACCTTTGTTGCCTaatgaaattttgtttcaaatgtcGAATATAAGCTAACTGCCATCAAAATTTCCAATACAGCGACATAACATGCTGATTTTCCCCTATAACTCAATAGAATAGACAAATAAATTACATTGGTGTAATATCTCCATGTCGAAACAGGCCAAAACAAAAGGAgactaaaagaataaaaaaacctTATAATTCCAGACTTTACTCATACAAAGTAAACAAATTGAgcaaaaacaggaaaaaaaaaattagaacttgaaaagaaaaaaaaaagaaatggatCTTAATAATCAGAATGCCTACATCCATAGTATTTCCAGATAATAGTAGTCCATGTCTATTGTGGTTCTCCTTTATTATGTATGCCTGTGTACAAAATTTGTTAAGGGAAATTACATGTAAGaatctcataaattaatatcttaattcgtaatttaagttcaaatgtGAGTGAATCAAGCCTATATcgataacattttatttatgagAAAAGTTAAAATCTTGTTGGATGAGTCACCTTCTTGGTAAAAGCGTAACTATGATCTTGACTTTGAGAGAATTCTCAACTTCACGAGCTGAAGAGTATGAATCGTTTGGTCGTTATTCACTTTTTAGATGTCTATACACCAAATAAGATTTCAGGGACTATAGACTTAGAATGGAAACACTATTTAGTTATTATTTACTAATCATTGCATATGATCGTTACTCTGAAAGTTGATTCCAGAGATGGTGAATTGACCGTATAACAAtgattattatatgtattttatgaaaAACGATGGAGTTCAGACTTTCATTGAACTTTAGGCTATTGTTTTTAATTCTCGCTTACTTT
It contains:
- the LOC123216376 gene encoding fasciclin-like arabinogalactan protein 16; this encodes MDLNIYGRSIFFIYLILLSSTTASIAAALPHSSGQINSNSVLVALLDSHYTELAELVEKALLLHTLEEAVGKHNITVFAPRNEALERDLDPEFKRFLLEPGNLKSLQTLLMFHILPKRIGSSEWPDERKPGSTKHSTLGNDFVHLTSKSSGKKVIGSAEIVRPDDVIRPDGIIHGIERLLIPRSVQEDFNRRRSLQSIAAVLPQGAPEVDPRTHRLKKAAPVPAGAPPVLPIYDAMAPGPSLAPAPAPGPGGPHGHFNGEKQVKDFIHTLLHYGGYNEMADILVNLTSLATEMGRLVSEGYVLTVLAPNDEAMAKLTTDQLSEPGAPEQIIYYHIIPEYQTEESMYNAVRRFGKVKYDTLRLPHKVTAQEADGSVKFGSDDGSAYLFDPDIYTDGRISVQGVDGVLFPEEETPTSTVKKAANVKVVSKPRRGKLMEITCRMLGAVGQDSHFSTCQ